The following are encoded in a window of Spea bombifrons isolate aSpeBom1 chromosome 2, aSpeBom1.2.pri, whole genome shotgun sequence genomic DNA:
- the TBX2 gene encoding T-box transcription factor TBX2 → MRDPAFLGTAMAYHPFHPPRPADFPMSAFLAATQPSFFPALALPPAALGKPLTDPSLAGAADAGLHVSALGHHHQAAHLRSLKSLEPEEEVEDDPKVTLEAKELWDQFHKLGTEMVITKSGRRMFPPFKVRVSGLDKKAKYILLMDIVAADDCRYKFHNSRWMVAGKADPEMPKRMYIHPDSPATGEQWMAKPVAFHKLKLTNNISDKHGFTILNSMHKYQPRFHIVRANDILKLPYSTFRTYVFPETDFIAVTAYQNDKITQLKIDNNPFAKGFRDTGNGRREKRKQLTLPSLRMYEDQCKADRDGAESDASSCDPAPGRDTLHSPLGTEQSPLRLSRSNREDKFSVDSDQELERREVRTARGHSPGGTLSAPSSPRLEEKSKEKSTPEKKIESPETRKDSDSIFSVRGLEKDKLESRRKEESKNTDCGSLSKETFAPLMVQTDSPPHLSASHLQSLALSGLHSQQFFNPLNPGQPLFIHPGQFTMAPGAFSAMGMGHLLASMTGANGLDNGSLSSVQGATGAANPFPFHLSQHMLASQGIPMPTFGGLFPYPYTYMAAAAAAASAMPATSATTTMPRNPFLSTTRPRLRFSPYQIPVTIPPSTNLLTTGLPASLNLGSESSKPGSSRESSPIPDTPVHKRSHSSSHSPKGSIKDSINELQNIQRLVSGLESQREVSPGRETPK, encoded by the exons ATGAGAGATCCAGCTTTCCTGGGGACTGCGATGGCTTATCACCCTTTTCACCCTCCCAGACCAGCCGATTTCCCCATGTCTGCTTTCCTAGCAGCCACACAGCCCTCCTTCTTCCCGGCTCTAGCTCTGCCCCCGGCTGCTTTGGGAAAGCCCCTTACGGACCCCAGCCTCGCCGGAGCGGCTGATGCCGGGCTGCATGTCTCGGCCCTTGGACACCACCACCAAGCAGCTCATCTGCGCTCCCTCAAGAGCCTGGAGCCGGAGGAGGAGGTGGAAGACGACCCCAAAGTGACCCTGGAAGCCAAGGAACTCTGGGACCAGTTCCACAAATTGGGCACCGAAATGGTTATCACCAAATCGGGAAG gagaaTGTTTCCTCCCTTTAAAGTAAGAGTGAGTGGCCTGGACAAGAAggccaaatatattttattaatggatATAGTTGCAGCAGATGACTGCCGGTACAAATTCCATAATTCACGCTGGATGGTGGCTGGCAAAGCTGATCCAGAAATGCCAAAACGTATGTACATCCACCCGGACAGCCCTGCCACAGGGGAGCAGTGGATGGCCAAACCTGTTGCATTTCACAAGCTCAAACTCACCAACAATATCTCAGACAAGCATGGCTTT ACTATCCTAAACTCAATGCACAAGTATCAGCCCCGGTTCCATATAGTAAGAGCCAATGACATTCTGAAGCTCCCCTATAGCACGTTTAGAACCTATGTATTTCCAGAGACTGATTTTATAGCTGTGACTGCGTATCAGAACGATAAG ATCACCCAGCTCAAAATTGATAACAATCCCTTTGCTAAAGGATTTAGAGACACGGGTAATGGAAGACGAGAGAAaag aaaacaaCTCACCCTCCCATCTCTGCGGATGTATGAAGACCAGTGTAAAGCAGACAGAGATGGGGCAGAATCAGATGCCTCTTCTTGTGATCCTGCCCCAGGCAGGGACACTCTGCACTCTCCCCTGGGTACAGAGCAAAGTCCATTGAGACTCAGTCGAAGTAACAGAG aAGACAAATTCAGTGTGGACAGCGATCAGGAGTTAGAAAGGCGTGAAGTAAGGACTGCGAGAGGTCACAGTCCTGGAGGGACTCTATCTGCCCCTAGTAGCCCCAGGCTAGAAGAGAAAAGCAAAGAGAAATCCACTCCAGAAAAGAAGATTGAGTCACCAGAGACTCGCAAGGACAGTGACAGCATCTTCAGTGTAAGGGGTTTAGAGAAGGACAAGCTGGAGAGCAGGAGGAAAGAGGAATCCAAAAACACAGACTGTGGAAGTTTAAGTAAAGAGACCTTTGCCCCCCTCATGGTACAGACTGATAGCCCTCCACACTTGAGTGCCAGCCACCTGCAGAGTCTAGCTCTCTCTGGTCTCCACAGCCAacagttttttaaccccttgaatcCTGGACAGCCGCTCTTCATCCACCCAGGACAGTTTACAATGGCCCCAGGGGCTTTCTCTGCTATGGGCATGGGACATTTGTTGGCCTCTATGACGGGAGCAAATGGGTTGGATAATGGATCCCTCTCCTCTGTCCAGGGGGCTACTGGAGCAGCTAACCCCTTCCCATTTCACCTTTCTCAGCACATGCTGGCCTCTCAG GGGATTCCAATGCCCACCTTTGGGGGATTGTTCCCATACCCCTACACCTATATGGCAGCAGCTGCCGCAGCCGCATCTGCTATGCCAGCCACCAGCGCTACCACCACTATGCCAAGGAACCCTTTCCTCAGCACCACAAGACCTCGCCTTCGCTTCAGCCCTTACCAGATCCCCGTGACCATTCCTCCCAGCACTAACCTCTTGACCACTGGATTGCCAGCTAGCCTGAACCTGGGGTCAGAGAGCTCTAAACCAGGCAGCAGCCGAGAGTCCAGCCCCATCCCAGACACTCCTGTCCACAAGAGATCTCACTCGAGTTCTCACTCACCCAAGGGCTCAATAAAGGATTCCATAAACGAGCTTCAGAATATCCAGAGACTGGTCAGTGGTTTGGAGAGCCAGAGAGAAGTCTCACCTGGCAGGGAGACACCAAAGTGA